Proteins from a single region of Allocatelliglobosispora scoriae:
- a CDS encoding GerMN domain-containing protein gives MRAYPLRFAAAAALALGLAACTPPDPLPTPGQPTRVPSAAPSVVEPPEPSSGTVAPGKASLAIYYVGNDKTRLVLYREFHTLAIDEDSPAPRAKAAVAEMLRLRSAADRDYSTPWPTSARVGDVTVDGDTVTVDLTGAATGSAGAEAAAQAVQQLVWTVTAATGKPNVAITLDGKPAAELWGHVDISKPQQRGRAADVLAAVWLIDPQQGAKVGRTFTVHLAGILFEAQAHLRITKGGEVIADQPVLLGAGAPAQGSAKLTITLEPGTYVVEAFEISARDGSVQHVDNHTITVG, from the coding sequence GTGCGCGCCTACCCGCTCCGGTTTGCCGCTGCTGCCGCCCTTGCCCTGGGCCTGGCCGCCTGCACCCCGCCTGATCCGCTGCCCACCCCCGGCCAGCCGACCAGGGTGCCGTCCGCGGCGCCCTCGGTGGTCGAACCGCCCGAGCCCTCCTCGGGCACGGTCGCGCCCGGCAAGGCCTCGCTCGCGATCTACTACGTGGGCAACGACAAGACCAGGCTCGTGCTCTATCGCGAGTTCCACACGCTCGCCATCGACGAGGACTCGCCCGCGCCCCGGGCGAAGGCCGCCGTCGCGGAGATGCTGCGGCTGCGCAGCGCGGCGGACCGCGACTACTCGACGCCGTGGCCCACGAGCGCCCGGGTCGGCGACGTGACCGTCGACGGCGACACCGTCACCGTCGACCTCACCGGTGCGGCGACCGGCAGCGCCGGGGCCGAGGCCGCCGCGCAAGCCGTCCAGCAGCTCGTCTGGACCGTGACCGCGGCGACCGGCAAGCCCAACGTCGCGATCACGCTCGACGGGAAGCCCGCCGCCGAGCTCTGGGGCCACGTCGACATCTCGAAGCCGCAGCAGCGGGGCCGCGCCGCCGACGTGCTCGCGGCGGTCTGGCTGATCGACCCGCAGCAGGGCGCCAAGGTCGGCCGGACCTTCACCGTGCACCTCGCCGGGATCCTCTTCGAGGCGCAGGCACACCTGCGGATCACCAAGGGCGGCGAGGTCATCGCCGACCAGCCCGTGCTGCTCGGCGCGGGCGCACCCGCGCAGGGCTCGGCGAAGCTGACGATCACGCTGGAGCCGGGGACCTACGTCGTCGAGGCGTTCGAGATCTCGGCGCGGGACGGCAGCGTCCAGCACGTCGACAACCACACGATCACCGTCGGCTGA
- a CDS encoding aldo/keto reductase, which translates to MGAMTRLLGRSGIEVSALGMGCWAIGGPLQGGTDQYGWGPTDDAESIRAIQRARELGITFFDTASNYGAGHSERLLGQAVAGSRDDIVIATKWGYTFDEKTREATGEDSSLAYIRSCLHGSLRRLGTDYIDLYQLHLNGLPVPQALDMIGTLEELVEAGVIRAYGWSTDDPASAAAFAAAGAACTAIQHDMSVLNDAAAVIAVCEEQRLASINRGPLAMGLLSGKYHDGRSVGAADVRSQGYDWLAYFRNGAGAPEWLARVDAIRGALTADGRSLVQGALGWLWTRSEVTVPIPGFRTVAQVEENAGALAFGPLPADQFAEVQRLLTA; encoded by the coding sequence ATGGGAGCCATGACACGTCTTCTTGGCCGCAGCGGCATCGAGGTCAGCGCGCTCGGCATGGGGTGCTGGGCGATCGGCGGCCCGCTGCAGGGCGGCACCGACCAGTACGGCTGGGGGCCCACCGACGACGCCGAGTCGATCCGGGCGATCCAGCGGGCCCGGGAGCTCGGCATCACCTTCTTCGACACCGCGTCCAACTACGGCGCCGGGCACAGCGAGCGCCTCCTCGGCCAGGCGGTCGCCGGGTCCCGCGACGACATCGTGATCGCGACGAAGTGGGGCTACACCTTCGACGAGAAGACCCGCGAGGCGACCGGCGAGGACAGCAGCCTCGCCTATATCCGCAGCTGCCTGCACGGCTCGCTGCGCCGGCTCGGCACCGATTACATCGACCTTTACCAGCTCCACCTCAACGGGCTGCCGGTCCCGCAGGCGCTCGACATGATCGGCACGCTGGAGGAGCTGGTCGAGGCGGGGGTGATCCGGGCGTACGGGTGGAGCACCGACGACCCCGCCAGCGCCGCCGCCTTCGCCGCCGCGGGTGCCGCGTGCACGGCGATCCAGCACGACATGTCGGTGCTGAACGACGCGGCGGCGGTGATCGCGGTCTGCGAGGAGCAGCGGCTGGCGAGCATCAACCGCGGTCCGCTCGCGATGGGGCTGCTCTCGGGCAAATACCACGACGGCCGCAGTGTCGGCGCTGCCGACGTCCGCAGCCAGGGCTACGACTGGCTCGCCTACTTCCGGAACGGGGCCGGGGCACCGGAATGGCTGGCCCGGGTCGACGCGATCCGCGGTGCCCTCACCGCCGACGGGCGGAGCCTGGTGCAGGGCGCGCTCGGCTGGCTCTGGACCCGCAGCGAGGTGACGGTGCCGATCCCGGGTTTCCGCACGGTGGCGCAGGTGGAGGAGAACGCGGGAGCGCTGGCGTTCGGCCCGCTCCCCGCCGACCAGTTCGCCGAGGTGCAGCGACTGCTCACGGCCTGA
- a CDS encoding glycerophosphodiester phosphodiesterase, translated as MTDRRALLRLGLLTAGTVPVMLAAEPALADGGRKPHRKPLVIGHRGASGYRPEHTLASYELAARMGADFIEPDLVSTADHVLVARHENEISGTTDVASRAEFADRRVTKVIDGVTVTGWFTEDFTLAELKRLRAVERLPAVRQRNTLFNGLFEIPTFEEVLRLRERLSKELHREIGVYPETKHPSYFRGVGLPLEAPLVASLRRHGLDRRDAPVFVQSFEAVNLRDLRSVHRVRVPLVFLASAAGKPFGDTRTYAEYLSPAGLADLARVVNGVGPDKGLIIPRLPDGTLGTPSPLVADAHAAGLVLHPYTFRAENQFLPADYRVGTGPNDYGRAIDEQVTFLKAGIDGLFTDQADIGVLAREIFLAA; from the coding sequence GTGACGGATCGTCGCGCATTGCTGCGCCTGGGCCTGCTGACGGCCGGTACCGTTCCGGTCATGCTCGCCGCAGAGCCCGCCCTGGCCGATGGCGGCCGCAAGCCCCACCGCAAGCCGCTCGTCATCGGCCACCGCGGTGCCTCCGGCTACCGGCCGGAGCACACGCTCGCCTCCTACGAGCTGGCGGCGCGGATGGGCGCCGACTTCATCGAGCCCGACCTCGTCTCCACCGCCGACCACGTGCTGGTCGCGCGGCACGAGAACGAGATCTCCGGTACGACCGACGTGGCCTCCCGGGCCGAGTTCGCCGACCGCCGGGTCACCAAGGTGATCGACGGCGTGACCGTGACCGGCTGGTTCACCGAGGACTTCACGCTCGCCGAGCTGAAGCGGCTGCGTGCCGTGGAGCGGCTGCCCGCCGTGCGCCAGCGCAACACCCTCTTCAACGGCCTCTTCGAGATCCCGACCTTCGAGGAGGTGCTGCGCCTGCGCGAGCGCCTCAGCAAGGAGCTGCACCGGGAGATCGGCGTCTATCCCGAGACGAAGCACCCGAGCTATTTCCGGGGCGTCGGCCTGCCGCTGGAGGCCCCGCTGGTGGCGTCGCTGCGGCGGCACGGGCTCGACCGCCGGGACGCGCCGGTCTTCGTGCAGTCCTTCGAGGCCGTCAACCTGCGTGACCTGCGCAGTGTGCACCGGGTGCGGGTGCCGCTCGTCTTCCTGGCATCGGCGGCGGGCAAGCCGTTCGGCGACACCCGCACCTACGCGGAGTACCTGTCGCCGGCCGGGCTCGCCGACCTCGCCCGCGTCGTCAACGGTGTCGGACCGGACAAGGGACTGATCATCCCCCGGCTGCCGGACGGGACGCTGGGCACGCCGTCGCCGCTCGTCGCCGACGCGCACGCGGCCGGGCTGGTGCTGCACCCCTACACGTTCCGGGCGGAGAACCAGTTCCTGCCCGCCGACTACCGGGTCGGCACGGGGCCCAACGACTACGGTCGGGCGATCGACGAGCAGGTGACGTTCCTGAAGGCGGGGATCGACGGGCTCTTCACCGACCAGGCCGACATCGGCGTCCTGGCCCGGGAGATCTTCCTGGCCGCCTGA
- a CDS encoding VOC family protein, with the protein MASRLNPYISFSDNARQAMEFYQGVLGGTLVVNTFGDFGSPDPAVADKIMHAMLETDAGFALMASDTPPGMDYNPGTNITVSLSGDDADDLRGYWEKLAEGGTVSVPLEKQVWGDEFGQLTDKFGIPWMVNITAS; encoded by the coding sequence ATGGCTTCGCGGCTCAACCCGTATATCAGCTTCTCCGACAACGCCCGCCAGGCGATGGAGTTCTACCAGGGTGTCCTCGGCGGCACCCTCGTGGTGAACACGTTCGGGGATTTCGGATCGCCGGACCCGGCCGTGGCCGACAAGATCATGCACGCGATGCTGGAGACCGATGCCGGCTTCGCGCTGATGGCGTCGGACACCCCGCCCGGGATGGACTACAACCCCGGCACCAACATCACCGTGAGCCTCAGCGGCGACGACGCGGACGACCTGCGCGGCTACTGGGAGAAGCTCGCCGAGGGCGGCACGGTCTCGGTACCGCTGGAGAAGCAGGTGTGGGGCGACGAGTTCGGCCAGCTCACGGACAAGTTCGGCATTCCCTGGATGGTCAACATCACCGCCTCCTGA
- a CDS encoding DUF3052 domain-containing protein: MGEKMEYVAGYSGTALAVKLGVKPGLAVLVDGAPAGFALGEPPGTDIAATGTGPFDIVLCFCPDRARLEQRWPVLHRLTTPAGALWIAWPKRSSGVPTDLNETIVRDFALLNGRVDVKVCAIDETWSGLKHVIRVADR; this comes from the coding sequence ATGGGTGAGAAAATGGAGTACGTGGCCGGCTACTCGGGGACTGCGCTCGCGGTGAAGCTCGGCGTCAAGCCGGGGCTCGCCGTGCTGGTCGACGGAGCGCCGGCCGGGTTCGCGCTGGGCGAGCCGCCCGGCACCGACATCGCCGCCACCGGCACCGGCCCGTTCGACATCGTGCTGTGTTTCTGCCCCGATCGTGCGCGGCTTGAGCAACGCTGGCCGGTGCTGCACCGGCTCACCACTCCCGCCGGGGCCCTCTGGATCGCCTGGCCGAAGCGGTCCAGCGGTGTCCCGACCGACCTCAACGAGACCATCGTTCGAGACTTCGCCCTGCTCAACGGCCGTGTCGATGTCAAGGTCTGCGCCATCGACGAGACCTGGTCCGGCCTGAAACATGTGATCAGGGTCGCTGACCGTTGA
- a CDS encoding phosphoribosyl-ATP diphosphatase encodes MKTFEELFDELKAKAATGDPTSGTVAALTRGVHSVGKKVVEEAAESWMAAEHEGPERAAEEISQLLYQAQVLMLACGLELKDVYRHL; translated from the coding sequence GTGAAGACCTTCGAGGAGCTCTTTGACGAGCTGAAGGCCAAGGCGGCTACCGGCGATCCCACCTCTGGGACCGTCGCCGCGCTCACGCGGGGTGTGCACTCGGTGGGCAAGAAGGTGGTCGAGGAGGCCGCCGAGTCGTGGATGGCGGCCGAGCATGAGGGGCCGGAGCGTGCGGCGGAGGAGATCTCCCAGCTGCTCTACCAGGCCCAGGTGCTCATGCTCGCCTGCGGACTTGAGCTGAAGGACGTCTACCGACATCTGTAG
- the hisG gene encoding ATP phosphoribosyltransferase has protein sequence MLRVAIPNKGTLSGPAAQMLREAGYRQRSADKDLTCLDVANDVEFFYLRPRDIATYVGSGDLDLGVTGQDLLVDGGSTVEELLELGFGGATFHFAGPVAMAGLAGADLTAYLSGRRIATAYPGVVERHLADREIKAEIVKLDGAVENAVRLGVADLIADVVETGATLRQAGLVTLGEPIMRSSAVLVSRDTGEAPSGAVAQLLRRLQGVLVARRYVMLAYDCRADRLDEAVSLTPGIESPTVSPLHREGWVAVQAMVLRTEIHRIMDELYEIGARAILVTDIHACRI, from the coding sequence ATGCTGCGCGTCGCCATTCCCAACAAGGGCACCCTCTCGGGGCCCGCCGCACAGATGCTGCGCGAGGCCGGCTATCGCCAGCGCTCCGCAGACAAGGACCTGACCTGCCTCGATGTCGCCAATGATGTCGAGTTCTTCTATCTCCGCCCGCGCGACATCGCGACCTACGTCGGGTCGGGCGACCTCGATCTGGGCGTCACCGGCCAGGACCTGCTCGTCGACGGCGGCTCCACCGTGGAGGAGCTGCTCGAGCTCGGCTTCGGCGGTGCCACGTTCCACTTCGCCGGGCCGGTCGCCATGGCCGGGCTCGCCGGGGCCGATCTGACCGCCTACCTGTCCGGCCGCCGCATCGCCACCGCCTATCCCGGGGTGGTGGAGCGTCATCTCGCCGACCGCGAGATCAAGGCCGAGATCGTCAAGCTCGACGGTGCGGTGGAGAACGCGGTGCGCCTCGGCGTCGCCGACCTCATCGCCGACGTCGTCGAGACCGGTGCCACCCTGCGCCAGGCCGGGCTCGTCACGCTCGGCGAGCCGATCATGCGCTCGTCGGCGGTGCTGGTCAGCCGCGACACCGGCGAGGCACCGAGTGGTGCGGTCGCGCAGCTGCTGCGGCGGCTGCAGGGTGTGCTGGTGGCCCGGCGCTACGTCATGCTCGCCTATGACTGCCGGGCCGACCGGCTCGACGAGGCGGTCTCGCTGACGCCGGGGATCGAGTCGCCGACCGTCTCGCCCCTGCACCGCGAGGGCTGGGTCGCGGTGCAGGCGATGGTGCTCCGCACGGAGATCCACCGGATCATGGACGAGCTCTACGAGATCGGTGCGCGGGCCATCCTCGTCACCGACATCCACGCCTGCCGCATCTGA
- a CDS encoding alpha/beta hydrolase family protein produces the protein MILGFALVGCGAQPTAQPSPSSTVPVPGAGCPAVQAAGRTVAFGHELRGIVLGTGRTGVVLAHEASADLCYYAAVATELVAKGYRVLAFDFNGNGSSGLTGRPFETDAVEAADFLRADGATGIVLVGASMGGTAVLVAATQVTTPVAAVISLSAPFGMSGMLESALNTAPKLTVPVLYLCGTGDARFAEAAQLLSDATTQSPDRKLVLVNDNGHGVRLINPGTNEVARTAFADFLAAHAPA, from the coding sequence ATGATCTTGGGGTTTGCCCTGGTGGGGTGCGGAGCCCAGCCCACCGCCCAGCCGAGCCCGTCGTCGACCGTGCCCGTGCCGGGGGCCGGCTGCCCGGCGGTGCAGGCGGCGGGCCGGACCGTCGCGTTCGGACACGAGCTGCGCGGCATCGTGCTCGGCACCGGCCGGACCGGGGTCGTGCTGGCGCACGAGGCGTCGGCGGACCTCTGCTACTACGCGGCGGTGGCGACGGAGCTCGTCGCGAAGGGCTACCGGGTGCTCGCCTTCGACTTCAACGGCAACGGGTCGTCGGGGCTGACCGGGCGGCCCTTCGAGACCGACGCGGTGGAGGCGGCCGACTTCCTGCGCGCCGACGGCGCCACCGGGATCGTGCTGGTCGGCGCGTCCATGGGGGGTACGGCGGTGCTCGTCGCAGCCACCCAGGTGACGACGCCGGTCGCCGCGGTGATCAGCCTGTCGGCGCCCTTCGGGATGAGCGGGATGCTGGAGAGCGCGCTGAACACGGCGCCGAAGCTGACCGTGCCGGTGCTCTACCTCTGCGGCACCGGCGACGCCCGCTTCGCCGAGGCTGCGCAACTGCTCAGCGACGCCACCACCCAGAGCCCGGACCGCAAGCTGGTCCTGGTCAACGACAACGGGCACGGGGTCCGGCTGATCAATCCCGGCACCAACGAGGTGGCGCGCACGGCGTTCGCCGACTTCCTCGCGGCCCACGCACCGGCGTGA
- a CDS encoding glycosyltransferase family 39 protein has translation MSQRSMSANRLALAAPAALTAVLGAIGLSSRQLWQDELATWWATALPGTDLTRLISQHDLTLAPYYALMHGWVTITGTSPVALRLPSLLAMVLAAALVTALGRRLLGVTGGVAGGLLFAVIPAISRYAQEARPYALVLAAAALSTLLLLRVLDRPTALRWADYGFALAVTVSLHLVAALLLLAHAAWVWQRRRGGRAPAAWLATTAIALVPGVALTLDSFDQREQVSWIDTTWLSALMLLSDLTASIPVAIGLILLAALGTARGWREHRDTLFPLLIWAAAPPLLLLAVSPLADLVVPRYLLFTLPAWALLAASGVASLLLHTSLPVGTSPLPSPQHADAAGPLPTAESSAAAKPLPRFAAKRGHFAARSHALLQNVTGWRAGGLVLVVLVVLVVGLPGVVDQVGVRRDPSWAPDFRGAAVVIGERALPGDGLAYADASWRERLGTTYHLPATARWLPDPFAEVSAAERGDYAVAECPAPRTCLPDEIRRLWFVTTTIGGDPFAGLPSGKAAVLREEFTIASTMEFTELRLLLLMRSTNPS, from the coding sequence ATGTCGCAGAGATCGATGAGCGCGAACCGCCTGGCGCTCGCCGCGCCGGCCGCCCTGACCGCGGTCCTCGGCGCCATCGGTCTGAGCTCCCGCCAGCTCTGGCAGGACGAGCTCGCCACCTGGTGGGCGACGGCGCTGCCCGGCACCGACCTCACCCGCCTCATCTCGCAGCACGACCTGACGCTCGCGCCCTACTACGCCCTGATGCACGGCTGGGTCACGATCACCGGCACGTCACCCGTCGCGCTGCGCCTGCCGTCCCTGCTCGCGATGGTCCTCGCCGCCGCGCTCGTCACCGCGCTCGGGCGGCGCCTGCTGGGCGTCACCGGCGGCGTCGCGGGCGGCCTGCTCTTCGCGGTGATTCCAGCCATCAGCCGGTACGCCCAGGAAGCCCGCCCCTATGCCCTGGTCCTCGCCGCGGCGGCCCTGTCCACGCTGCTCCTGCTGCGCGTGCTCGACCGGCCGACGGCCCTGCGCTGGGCGGACTACGGGTTCGCGCTCGCGGTGACCGTGTCGCTGCACCTCGTCGCCGCCCTGCTGCTGCTCGCCCACGCCGCCTGGGTCTGGCAGCGGCGCCGCGGCGGCCGTGCCCCGGCCGCCTGGCTCGCCACCACCGCGATCGCGCTCGTGCCGGGTGTCGCGCTCACCCTGGACAGCTTCGACCAGCGCGAACAGGTCTCCTGGATCGACACGACCTGGCTGTCCGCGCTGATGCTCCTGTCCGACCTCACCGCCTCGATCCCCGTCGCGATCGGGCTGATCCTGCTCGCCGCGCTCGGCACGGCCAGGGGTTGGCGGGAGCACCGAGACACCCTCTTCCCGCTGCTGATCTGGGCCGCCGCTCCCCCGCTGCTGCTGCTCGCCGTCTCGCCGCTCGCCGACCTCGTCGTGCCCCGCTACCTGCTCTTCACCCTGCCCGCCTGGGCCCTGCTCGCCGCCTCCGGCGTCGCCTCCCTCCTCCTCCACACCTCGCTGCCCGTCGGCACCTCGCCGCTCCCCAGCCCTCAGCACGCCGACGCAGCCGGCCCCTTGCCGACCGCCGAGTCCTCGGCCGCCGCCAAGCCCCTGCCACGTTTTGCAGCAAAGCGTGGCCATTTCGCTGCGCGAAGCCACGCTTTGCTGCAAAACGTGACGGGGTGGCGGGCGGGGGGCCTGGTGCTGGTCGTGCTGGTCGTGCTGGTGGTGGGGCTGCCGGGGGTGGTCGATCAGGTGGGCGTACGGCGGGATCCGAGCTGGGCACCGGACTTCCGGGGTGCCGCCGTCGTGATCGGCGAACGGGCACTGCCCGGGGACGGGCTCGCCTATGCCGACGCGTCCTGGCGGGAACGGCTCGGCACCACCTATCACCTGCCCGCCACGGCGAGGTGGCTGCCCGACCCGTTCGCCGAGGTCTCGGCTGCCGAGCGCGGCGATTACGCGGTCGCGGAGTGCCCGGCACCCCGCACCTGTCTGCCGGACGAGATCCGGCGGCTGTGGTTCGTCACGACCACGATCGGCGGGGACCCCTTCGCCGGGCTGCCGTCGGGGAAGGCAGCCGTGCTGCGCGAGGAGTTCACCATCGCGTCCACGATGGAGTTCACCGAGCTTCGATTGCTGCTGCTGATGCGGTCCACGAATCCGTCCTGA